One Microcebus murinus isolate Inina chromosome 7, M.murinus_Inina_mat1.0, whole genome shotgun sequence genomic region harbors:
- the LOC105884901 gene encoding small ribosomal subunit protein eS4, X isoform-like produces MAHGPKKHLKRVAAPKHWMLDKLTGVFAPRPSTGPHKLRECLPLIIFLRNRLKYALTGDEVKKTCMQRFIKIDGKVRTDITYPAGFMDVISIDKTGENFRLIYDTKGRFAVHRITPEEAKYKLCKVRKIFVGTKGIPHLVTHDARTIRYPDPLIKVNDTIQIDLETGKITDFIKFDTGNLCMVTGGANLGRIGVITNRERHPGSFDVVHVKDANGNSFATRLSNIFVFGKGNKPWISLPRGKGIHLTIADERGKRLAAKQSSG; encoded by the coding sequence ATGGCCCACGGTCCCAAGAAGCATCTGAAGCGTGTAGCAGCTCCAAAGCATTGGATGCTGGATAAGCTGACCGGTGTATTTGCTCCTCGTCCATCCACCGGTCCCCACAAGCTGAGAGAGTGTCTCCCactcatcattttcctaagaaacaggcttaagtATGCCCTGACAGGAGATGAAGTGAAGAAGACCTGCATGCAGCGCTTCATTAAAATCGATGGCAAGGTCCGAACTGATATAACCTACCCTGCTGGATTTATGGATGTCATCAGCATtgacaagactggagagaatttccgtctgatttatgacaccaagggtcgctttgctgttcatcgtatcacacctgaggaggccaagtacaagttgtgcaaagtgagaaaaatctttgtgggcacaaaaggaatccctcatctggtgactcatgatgctcgtaccatccgctatcctgatccactcatcaaagtgaatgacaccattcagattgatttggagactggcaagattactgatttcatcaagtttgacactggtaacctgtgtatggtgactggaggcgctaacttgggaagaattggtgtgatcaccaacagagaaagacatcctGGGTCTTTTGATGTGGTTCACGTGAAAGATGCCAATGGCAACAGCTTTGCCACTCGCCTCTCCAACATTTTCGTTTTTGGCAAAGGCAACAAACCATGGATTTCTCTTCCGCGAGGAAAAGGTATCCACCTCACCATCGCTGACGAGAGGGGTAAGAGACTGGCAGccaaacagagcagtgggtga